One window from the genome of Desulfurellaceae bacterium encodes:
- a CDS encoding RNA methyltransferase — MSLAKLCIILVRPKYSGNIGAAARAMDNFGVQDLRLVEPPAFRRQEAETMAVHARGVLDRLRIYPSLREASADCHRVIGTTCRSGLYREGGRAPRSLAAELVPTLDLNHSALVFGPEDTGLTNADLRYCHGVVTIPTAAHFRSLNVAQAVLICCYELFLAGQATATGDPSSARHPGDGTAPVHVAARELALAERQEFMYDKLQQALLKLGFLHRDNPDHIMMAFRRILGRAGLEDRDVRILLGLARQIDWYATHGWRSQSSEPARHNTQSAHRK, encoded by the coding sequence ATGAGCCTGGCCAAACTGTGCATCATCCTCGTCCGTCCGAAATACTCGGGCAATATTGGCGCTGCCGCCCGCGCCATGGACAACTTCGGGGTGCAGGACTTACGCCTGGTTGAGCCGCCCGCCTTCCGCCGTCAGGAGGCGGAGACCATGGCGGTTCACGCCCGGGGCGTGCTGGACCGGCTGCGTATCTATCCGTCGCTGCGCGAGGCCAGCGCCGATTGCCACCGGGTCATCGGCACCACCTGCCGTTCGGGCCTGTACCGTGAGGGCGGGCGGGCACCACGCAGTCTGGCGGCCGAACTGGTGCCGACTCTGGACCTGAACCACAGCGCGCTGGTGTTCGGCCCCGAAGATACGGGCCTGACCAACGCCGACTTGCGCTACTGCCACGGTGTGGTGACCATCCCGACCGCCGCCCACTTTCGCTCCCTCAATGTCGCCCAGGCCGTCCTGATCTGCTGCTATGAACTCTTTCTGGCCGGGCAAGCGACCGCGACCGGCGACCCGTCTAGCGCTCGACATCCGGGTGATGGGACCGCACCCGTCCACGTCGCAGCCCGTGAACTTGCGCTTGCAGAACGCCAAGAGTTCATGTACGACAAATTGCAGCAGGCGCTCCTCAAGCTTGGGTTCCTGCACCGTGATAATCCAGACCACATCATGATGGCGTTTCGGCGCATACTCGGACGGGCGGGTCTGGAAGACCGCGATGTTCGCATTCTCCTGGGTCTGGCGCGCCAGATCGACTGGTATGCCACACATGGCTGGAGGTCACAGTCCTCGGAGCCGGCACGACACAACACGCAGTCAGCACACCGCAAATAG
- a CDS encoding DNA-directed RNA polymerase subunit omega yields MARITVEDCLHKIPNRFELVVVAAQRAKELLKGTLPLVPSDNKEVVTALREIAAEQVWKKTPSESE; encoded by the coding sequence ATGGCCCGGATCACCGTTGAAGACTGTCTGCACAAGATTCCCAACCGTTTCGAGCTGGTCGTCGTGGCGGCCCAACGGGCCAAAGAACTCCTCAAAGGAACGCTGCCCCTGGTGCCGTCCGACAATAAAGAAGTCGTCACCGCGCTGCGTGAAATCGCGGCCGAACAGGTCTGGAAAAAAACGCCCTCCGAATCCGAATAG